One window of the Archangium primigenium genome contains the following:
- a CDS encoding TVP38/TMEM64 family protein, with the protein MADGGQGRGKVWLKVLAPVLLSVLGLTTLRLLGPDVVNQEELRAFLKPLGPWAPAFFVLALALRPLVLLPGQLFTAVGGMVFGGPAASLYCLIGSFLSSALLFLLARRLGTRLMRRLAGPRYPAITRAARKHGFKFALLTCINPLLPTDVMIIAAAASGARFWPVVLGVLIGTVPGTLLTASFGSGLAQGRTWTTVASGVGMVISLVLGAVLGRRIFQEINQAPEDEGEPAPAPVPPRVAVTPVPVLSAVQDTPPPAP; encoded by the coding sequence GTGGCGGACGGTGGGCAGGGTCGGGGCAAGGTCTGGCTCAAGGTGTTGGCGCCGGTGCTGCTGTCGGTCCTGGGACTGACCACGCTGCGCCTGCTCGGTCCCGATGTGGTCAACCAGGAAGAGCTGCGCGCATTCCTCAAGCCGCTCGGCCCCTGGGCTCCCGCCTTCTTCGTGCTCGCCCTGGCCCTGCGGCCCCTCGTGCTGCTGCCGGGCCAGCTCTTCACCGCCGTGGGCGGCATGGTCTTCGGCGGCCCCGCGGCGTCGCTCTATTGCCTGATTGGCAGCTTCCTCTCCTCGGCGCTCCTCTTCCTGCTGGCCCGCCGACTGGGCACGCGCTTGATGCGCCGCCTGGCGGGCCCGCGCTACCCGGCCATCACCCGCGCGGCGCGCAAGCACGGCTTCAAGTTCGCCCTGCTCACCTGTATCAATCCGCTCTTGCCCACCGACGTGATGATCATCGCCGCGGCGGCCTCCGGGGCGCGCTTCTGGCCGGTGGTGCTCGGCGTGCTCATCGGCACCGTCCCCGGCACCCTGCTCACCGCCTCGTTCGGCAGCGGGCTCGCCCAGGGCCGCACCTGGACGACGGTGGCCTCGGGCGTGGGCATGGTGATTTCGCTCGTGCTGGGCGCGGTGCTCGGCCGCCGCATCTTCCAGGAGATCAACCAGGCGCCCGAAGACGAAGGGGAACCCGCCCCGGCGCCCGTGCCGCCCCGCGTGGCGGTGACCCCGGTGCCCGTGCTCTCGGCCGTCCAGGACACGCCGCCGCCCGCGCCGTGA
- a CDS encoding general stress protein, producing the protein MQQDKDNKGSMTVAEAGRKGGETVRNERGREFYETIGRKGGATVKAERGRSFYEEIGRKGGETVKAERGAKFYEEIGKKGGDRVKATRGPNFYEEIGRKGGQKVKKLIEEGKRAARAAMEAQQQGGAATAAAAPATPAASTEEQAPAAATPEPGTPDTGRTE; encoded by the coding sequence ATGCAACAGGACAAAGACAACAAGGGCAGCATGACCGTGGCTGAGGCGGGGCGTAAGGGTGGCGAGACGGTGCGCAACGAGCGCGGCCGCGAGTTCTACGAGACCATCGGCCGCAAGGGCGGCGCGACGGTGAAGGCCGAGCGCGGCCGCTCGTTCTACGAGGAGATCGGCCGCAAGGGCGGCGAGACCGTGAAGGCCGAGCGCGGCGCCAAGTTCTACGAGGAGATCGGCAAGAAGGGCGGCGATCGGGTGAAGGCGACCCGCGGGCCGAACTTCTACGAGGAGATTGGCCGCAAGGGTGGGCAGAAGGTGAAGAAGCTCATCGAGGAGGGCAAGCGCGCGGCCCGCGCGGCCATGGAGGCCCAGCAGCAGGGTGGTGCCGCCACCGCGGCCGCCGCGCCCGCCACGCCCGCGGCGAGCACCGAGGAGCAGGCCCCGGCCGCCGCCACGCCCGAGCCGGGCACGCCCGACACGGGCCGCACGGAGTAA
- a CDS encoding sodium:proton exchanger — translation MQALLVLLAIAALSLLASDRRVLDPGRSAALAQLAASGLLFLALGALVGPDALRIFSPKDLVAMQPLLALGLGVAGVSVGLNLEPRLLRMLPKEIYLAALAHSGTAFLWVALPLAGPLLFTAGMPAGAVVGAVALLGAAASLSSGHFAVLGYRTGRMERHRGLSVALLTMLDDVVGLGVLMIALSFGTAALPWEGLGLVVLTLLLGAVCGALLAFLMHGLSDLGELMAVLLGGVALVSGAAAYLRMSTLLAGVACGATLIWVGGRAVHQAARVLGRFERPAYLLLIFLVGVHVHTRDLMAWALLPAYLGLRFLGKILGGALAQRVAGHRLSLPPRLGYALIPQGGLALCLVAEYLVLVPGSLSQRVFDVVVAGAIINELLGNRAFQRVLTPPSHGRRGWEGTP, via the coding sequence GTGCAGGCGTTGCTCGTCCTACTCGCCATCGCGGCGCTCTCGCTGCTGGCCTCTGACCGACGGGTGTTGGACCCGGGCCGCTCGGCGGCGCTGGCCCAGCTCGCCGCCAGTGGTCTGCTCTTCCTCGCCCTGGGGGCGCTGGTGGGGCCGGACGCGCTGCGCATCTTCTCCCCGAAGGATCTGGTGGCCATGCAGCCCCTGCTGGCGCTCGGGCTGGGCGTGGCCGGGGTGAGCGTGGGGCTCAACCTGGAGCCCCGGCTCCTGCGGATGCTGCCGAAGGAAATCTACCTGGCGGCGCTCGCGCACTCGGGCACGGCCTTCCTGTGGGTGGCGCTCCCCCTGGCGGGGCCGTTGCTGTTCACCGCGGGGATGCCGGCCGGCGCGGTGGTGGGCGCGGTGGCGCTGCTGGGCGCGGCGGCGAGCCTGTCCTCGGGCCACTTCGCGGTGCTGGGCTACCGCACCGGGCGCATGGAGCGGCACCGGGGCCTGTCCGTGGCGCTGCTCACCATGCTGGACGACGTGGTGGGCCTGGGCGTGCTGATGATCGCGCTGTCCTTCGGGACCGCGGCGCTGCCGTGGGAGGGCTTGGGGCTCGTGGTGCTCACGCTGCTCCTGGGCGCGGTGTGCGGCGCGCTGCTCGCCTTCCTCATGCACGGGCTGAGTGACCTGGGCGAGCTGATGGCGGTGCTGCTCGGCGGGGTGGCGCTCGTGTCGGGGGCGGCGGCCTACCTGCGGATGTCCACGCTGTTGGCGGGCGTGGCGTGTGGGGCCACGCTCATCTGGGTGGGCGGCCGCGCGGTGCATCAGGCGGCGCGCGTGCTCGGGCGCTTCGAGCGGCCGGCGTATCTGCTGCTCATCTTCCTGGTGGGCGTGCACGTGCACACGCGCGACCTGATGGCGTGGGCCCTGCTGCCCGCGTACCTGGGCCTGCGCTTCCTCGGGAAGATCCTGGGGGGGGCGCTCGCCCAGCGGGTGGCGGGCCACCGGCTGTCCCTGCCGCCCCGGTTGGGCTACGCGCTCATCCCCCAGGGCGGGCTCGCGCTGTGCCTGGTGGCCGAGTACCTCGTGCTGGTGCCGGGCTCCCTGTCGCAGCGGGTGTTCGACGTGGTGGTGGCGGGGGCGATCATCAACGAGCTCCTGGGCAACCGGGCCTTCCAACGGGTGCTCACGCCGCCGTCCCATGGGCGGCGGGGCTGGGAGGGCACACCATGA
- a CDS encoding cation:proton antiporter, whose translation MRAVLLRLLLLLVLLAVIARAQVWRVDTGTSVALAAGALLLCGLFAGKVAKGVGLPRLTGYLLVGVAVGPYALGFIPGAGVKGLELVKGLAVSLIALVAGTELQWGLIRRVGVKVATLCCLVCGVTFVVICAALFSLKPWLPFLAPMTTGQALAVSALVSMVVVSFSPTVTIAIVQETSARGSFTEFLMALVIIGDLVVMVGFAVAAGITRASFGGGLDVGGLVGGVGWELFGSVVVGCVLAVCMLLYMRRVKRELPLFLVGLCFASAEAGARLHLSPLLVSLAAGALIVNLDEREGERIHHAIQRAGLPIFALFFAAAGAGLKLDALVTVGPAALLLVALRAVAIYGSCRRFAPPDDPRLRQYLWMGLISQAGVTFGLAALVSRTFPDFGAQVEVLIVAMITAHELIGPVLTRRAIQRSGESHTDDAPNVA comes from the coding sequence ATGAGGGCGGTGCTGCTGCGGCTGCTGCTCTTGCTGGTGCTGCTCGCGGTCATCGCGCGGGCGCAGGTGTGGCGCGTGGACACGGGCACGTCGGTGGCGCTCGCCGCCGGGGCGCTGCTGTTGTGTGGCCTGTTCGCGGGCAAGGTGGCCAAGGGCGTGGGGCTGCCCCGGCTCACGGGCTACCTGCTGGTGGGCGTGGCGGTGGGGCCCTACGCGCTGGGCTTCATCCCCGGCGCGGGCGTCAAGGGGCTGGAGCTGGTCAAGGGGCTCGCGGTGAGCCTCATCGCGCTGGTGGCGGGCACGGAGTTGCAGTGGGGGCTCATCCGCCGGGTGGGCGTGAAGGTGGCCACCCTGTGCTGCCTGGTGTGCGGGGTGACGTTCGTCGTCATCTGCGCGGCGCTCTTCTCGCTCAAGCCGTGGCTGCCGTTCCTCGCGCCCATGACGACGGGGCAGGCGCTCGCGGTGAGCGCGCTGGTGTCCATGGTGGTGGTGTCCTTCTCGCCCACGGTCACCATCGCCATCGTGCAGGAGACGAGCGCCCGGGGCTCCTTCACCGAATTCCTCATGGCCCTGGTCATCATCGGCGACCTGGTGGTCATGGTGGGCTTCGCCGTGGCGGCGGGCATCACCCGCGCGAGCTTCGGCGGGGGGCTGGACGTGGGCGGACTGGTGGGCGGCGTGGGCTGGGAGCTGTTCGGCTCGGTGGTGGTGGGGTGCGTGCTGGCGGTGTGCATGCTGCTGTACATGCGGCGCGTCAAGCGCGAGCTGCCCCTGTTCCTCGTGGGGCTGTGCTTCGCCTCCGCGGAGGCGGGCGCGCGCCTGCACCTCTCGCCGCTGCTCGTGTCGCTGGCGGCCGGGGCGCTCATCGTCAACCTGGACGAGCGCGAGGGCGAGCGCATCCACCACGCCATCCAGCGCGCGGGGCTGCCCATCTTCGCGCTGTTCTTCGCCGCGGCGGGCGCGGGGCTCAAGCTGGACGCGCTGGTGACGGTGGGCCCGGCGGCGCTGCTGCTCGTGGCCCTGCGCGCCGTGGCCATCTACGGCTCGTGCCGCCGCTTCGCGCCCCCGGACGATCCCCGCCTGCGCCAGTACCTGTGGATGGGGCTCATCTCCCAGGCGGGCGTGACGTTTGGCCTCGCGGCGCTCGTGAGCCGGACCTTCCCGGACTTCGGGGCCCAGGTGGAAGTCCTCATCGTGGCGATGATCACCGCCCACGAACTCATCGGTCCCGTGCTCACCCGGCGGGCCATCCAGCGCAGCGGCGAGTCCCATACGGACGACGCCCCGAACGTGGCGTAA
- a CDS encoding L-threonylcarbamoyladenylate synthase: protein MASAAPILEVNAEHPQPRHVQRAVEVLSGGGLIAYPTDTYYGLACDLGSKKGIERLYQLKGRDRKKPLSFLCPDLSDVAKYAHVSNFAYRTMKGLTPGAFTFILEATRLVPEVMMSKQKQVGIRVPDSELARAIAAGLGRPLVTTSATDAEGEPLTDARSIKDALGHGLDLILDAGVTLLEASTVVSLIGDQLEVLRQGKGELD from the coding sequence ATGGCGTCAGCGGCCCCCATCCTCGAGGTCAATGCCGAGCACCCCCAGCCCCGCCACGTGCAGCGGGCGGTGGAGGTGCTCTCGGGCGGGGGGCTCATCGCCTACCCGACGGACACCTACTACGGCCTGGCGTGCGACCTGGGCTCCAAGAAGGGCATCGAGCGGCTCTACCAGCTCAAGGGGCGCGATCGGAAGAAGCCCCTGTCCTTCCTGTGCCCGGACCTGTCGGACGTGGCCAAGTACGCGCACGTGAGCAACTTCGCCTACCGGACGATGAAGGGCCTGACGCCCGGGGCCTTCACCTTCATCCTCGAGGCCACGCGCCTGGTGCCCGAGGTGATGATGAGCAAGCAGAAGCAGGTGGGCATCCGGGTGCCGGACTCGGAGCTGGCGCGGGCGATCGCCGCGGGCCTGGGCCGGCCGCTCGTCACCACGTCCGCCACGGACGCGGAGGGCGAGCCCCTCACGGACGCCCGGAGCATCAAGGACGCGCTGGGCCACGGGTTGGATCTCATCCTGGACGCGGGCGTGACGCTGTTGGAGGCCAGCACCGTGGTGTCGCTCATCGGCGACCAGCTCGAGGTGCTGCGCCAGGGCAAGGGCGAGCTGGACTGA
- the xerD gene encoding site-specific tyrosine recombinase XerD — translation MEGYLDAFIAFMRAERGLSGKTVDAYAADLGVYFADLKRRGIGDLRRVTPEDILAHLATLGARKLSRRSQARHLAAIRGFHRFLVAEKYVEKDPTEDLDTPRSAKKLPVFLTLEEVEQLLAAPDEKDATGQRDKAMLELLYATGLRVSELVGLGVNDLQLSAGYLVARGKGAKERIVPVGTIAGEKVRAYLESARPALLGERQSQALFVTLRGEGFTRQGFWKLLKRYALKAGILKPISPHKLRHSFATHLVERGADLRAVQAMLGHADLATTQIYTHVNSARLRAVYDHAHPRGDDVRGRGGGAIGGRAPTRKPPRGA, via the coding sequence GTGGAGGGCTACCTGGACGCGTTCATCGCATTCATGCGCGCCGAGCGGGGGCTGTCGGGCAAGACGGTGGACGCCTACGCGGCGGACCTGGGGGTGTACTTCGCGGACCTCAAGCGCCGGGGCATTGGCGACCTGCGGCGCGTCACGCCCGAGGACATCCTCGCCCACCTGGCGACGCTCGGGGCCCGGAAGCTGTCGCGCCGCAGCCAGGCGCGCCACCTGGCCGCCATCCGCGGCTTCCACCGCTTCCTCGTGGCGGAGAAGTACGTGGAGAAGGATCCCACCGAGGACCTGGACACCCCGCGCTCGGCGAAGAAGCTGCCCGTCTTCCTCACGCTGGAGGAGGTGGAGCAGCTGCTCGCCGCCCCCGACGAGAAGGACGCCACGGGCCAGCGGGACAAGGCCATGCTGGAGCTGCTCTACGCCACGGGGCTGCGCGTGAGCGAGCTGGTGGGCCTGGGGGTGAACGATCTCCAGTTGAGCGCCGGCTACCTGGTGGCCCGGGGCAAGGGCGCCAAGGAGCGCATCGTCCCGGTGGGCACCATCGCCGGGGAGAAGGTGCGCGCCTACCTGGAGAGCGCCCGGCCCGCACTGCTCGGCGAGCGACAGTCCCAGGCGCTCTTCGTCACCCTCCGGGGCGAGGGCTTCACCCGGCAGGGCTTCTGGAAGCTGCTCAAGCGCTACGCGCTCAAGGCGGGCATCCTCAAGCCCATCTCCCCGCACAAGCTGCGGCACTCGTTCGCCACGCACCTGGTGGAGCGGGGCGCGGACCTGCGCGCCGTGCAGGCCATGCTCGGCCACGCGGACCTGGCCACCACGCAAATCTATACGCATGTGAACAGCGCCCGGCTCCGGGCGGTGTATGACCATGCCCACCCGCGCGGGGACGACGTGCGGGGCCGGGGCGGCGGCGCCATTGGCGGCCGGGCTCCCACGCGCAAGCCTCCCCGCGGGGCATAG
- a CDS encoding HYR domain-containing protein: MKSKRNIPGFVPGRGRSNGRGTFFLALATLVANGGCTSKDSPAEGVIPSKAPASRADKVAERCVVRAPFVGNFEPEVQWAWTGSPTLAEHKQVMMTPSVVDVNGDGVPDVIFSTYAGGNYTTDGVLRAISGNDGHELWAVSDPTLRVKAAASIAAGDIDGDGKVEICGVPENGRGVICFEHDGTFKFRTAPGANDYNEWGGPSLADLDGDGTVEILDGNRVYSHTGVLKWVGSDGMGGAQGTGPVSFAVDIDGDGKQEVVNGRAIYRHDGTLKCANTFIPHGLAGVANFDADPAGEVVVAGYGKVSLLDDNCALLWTRDVHVTGHPQNEAGHGGAPNIADFDGDGKPDIGLAADWNYTVYKSDGSVLWTLSTQDYSSGRTTSTTFDFEDDGKLEVIYSDELHLRILDAATGTVRWQINNSSGTTHEYPVVADVDADGAAELLVITNNHAPPGGTNGLRLFHDKKEGWARARPIWNQHAYSVTNVNDDGTIPSRPTAHWRHTAPLNLFRSNVANYPANGDGGVPAADLTVSAVTTSCDGFGALVLGARVSNQGEVPVPAGLKVSFYRGNPAAGGTLLGVATLTDAVPAGGSVLATVSVTTPLTGTSDVWVVADDDGAGKGRETECRKDNNATSAPKDLTCRPTPTNKPPVALCRDVTVEADGQCLARSSVNHGSYDPDNAPSPLVVTEDPSVSFGLGSHSVTLTAWDGEANASCVGTISVVDTTKPALECPASQQLDSCAATGAVASYTPTSVDNCGGATVSCSHPSGANFPVGDTNVTCTAQDKSGNTNSCQFNVKVRGDITPPTLSCPTAPVRASTCAAGGTQVSFTTSATDTCGGATVTCSRASGSNFPVGSTPVTCTARDPAGNTSSCAFSVDVTQGAGGDGDGGGAPIPGASKGLVLWSPNSRYANVSLSSCAANATDACGNPLPLDTYGRILWVSSDEDEVDEERDGLRTCYDMAELNASSVKLRVERANGNGNDQRSNGRVYTVHYAVTSKSGATTQSTCQVSVPNNPLQAAVDSGTRFCLGAGCPSGTAIGSPTCKK, encoded by the coding sequence ATGAAATCCAAACGCAACATTCCGGGTTTCGTTCCAGGACGAGGACGAAGCAATGGTCGTGGGACGTTCTTCCTGGCCCTGGCGACGCTCGTGGCGAACGGGGGGTGCACGAGCAAGGATTCGCCCGCCGAGGGCGTCATCCCCTCCAAGGCCCCGGCCTCGCGCGCGGACAAGGTCGCGGAGCGCTGTGTGGTGCGGGCGCCCTTCGTGGGCAACTTCGAGCCCGAGGTGCAGTGGGCCTGGACGGGCAGCCCCACGCTCGCCGAGCACAAGCAGGTGATGATGACGCCCTCGGTGGTGGACGTGAACGGGGATGGCGTCCCGGACGTGATCTTCAGCACCTACGCGGGGGGCAACTACACCACCGACGGCGTGCTGCGCGCCATCAGCGGCAATGACGGCCACGAGTTGTGGGCGGTGTCGGATCCCACGCTGCGCGTGAAGGCCGCCGCCAGCATCGCCGCCGGTGACATCGACGGGGATGGCAAGGTGGAGATCTGCGGCGTGCCCGAGAATGGCCGCGGCGTCATCTGCTTCGAGCACGACGGCACCTTCAAGTTCCGCACCGCGCCGGGCGCCAACGACTACAACGAGTGGGGCGGGCCCTCGCTGGCGGACCTCGACGGGGACGGCACCGTGGAGATCCTCGACGGCAACCGGGTGTACTCCCACACCGGCGTGCTCAAGTGGGTGGGCTCGGACGGCATGGGCGGCGCCCAGGGCACCGGCCCCGTCTCCTTCGCGGTGGACATCGACGGGGACGGCAAGCAGGAGGTGGTCAACGGCCGGGCCATCTACCGGCACGACGGCACGCTCAAGTGCGCCAACACCTTCATCCCCCATGGCCTGGCGGGCGTGGCCAACTTCGACGCGGACCCCGCGGGCGAGGTGGTCGTCGCGGGCTACGGCAAGGTGAGCCTGTTGGATGACAACTGCGCGCTCTTGTGGACCCGGGACGTCCACGTGACGGGCCATCCGCAGAACGAGGCGGGCCACGGCGGCGCGCCCAACATCGCGGACTTCGACGGGGACGGCAAGCCGGACATCGGCCTGGCCGCCGACTGGAACTACACCGTCTACAAGTCGGATGGCAGCGTGTTGTGGACCCTGTCCACCCAGGACTACAGCTCGGGCCGCACCACCTCCACCACCTTCGACTTCGAGGACGACGGCAAGCTGGAGGTCATCTACAGCGACGAACTGCACCTGCGCATCCTCGATGCCGCCACGGGCACCGTGCGCTGGCAGATCAACAACAGCTCGGGCACCACGCACGAGTACCCCGTGGTGGCGGACGTGGACGCGGATGGCGCGGCCGAGCTGCTCGTCATCACCAACAACCACGCGCCCCCGGGCGGCACCAACGGCCTGCGCCTGTTCCATGACAAGAAGGAGGGCTGGGCGCGCGCCCGTCCCATCTGGAACCAGCACGCCTACTCGGTGACGAACGTCAACGACGACGGCACCATTCCCTCGCGCCCCACGGCGCACTGGCGCCACACGGCCCCGCTCAACCTCTTCCGCTCCAACGTGGCCAACTACCCGGCCAACGGGGACGGGGGCGTGCCGGCCGCGGATCTCACCGTCTCCGCGGTGACCACGTCGTGTGACGGCTTCGGCGCGCTGGTGCTCGGCGCCCGGGTGAGCAACCAGGGCGAGGTGCCCGTGCCCGCGGGCCTCAAGGTGTCCTTCTACCGGGGCAATCCCGCCGCGGGCGGCACGCTGCTCGGCGTGGCCACCCTGACGGACGCCGTGCCCGCGGGTGGCAGCGTGCTCGCCACCGTCTCCGTCACCACGCCCCTCACCGGCACCTCGGACGTGTGGGTGGTGGCGGACGATGACGGCGCGGGCAAGGGCCGCGAGACCGAGTGCCGCAAGGACAACAACGCGACCTCCGCCCCGAAGGATCTCACCTGCCGCCCCACGCCCACCAACAAGCCGCCCGTGGCGCTCTGCCGCGACGTCACCGTGGAGGCGGACGGCCAGTGCCTCGCGCGCTCCAGCGTGAACCACGGCAGCTATGATCCGGACAACGCGCCCTCGCCGCTCGTGGTGACCGAGGATCCCTCGGTGTCCTTCGGCCTGGGCAGCCACTCGGTGACGCTCACCGCGTGGGATGGCGAGGCCAACGCCTCGTGCGTGGGCACCATCTCCGTGGTGGACACGACGAAGCCGGCGCTCGAGTGCCCCGCCTCGCAGCAGCTCGACTCCTGCGCGGCCACGGGCGCCGTGGCCTCCTACACGCCCACGTCCGTGGACAACTGCGGCGGGGCCACCGTCAGCTGCTCGCACCCCTCGGGCGCCAACTTCCCCGTGGGCGACACGAACGTCACCTGCACCGCCCAGGACAAGTCCGGCAACACCAACTCCTGCCAGTTCAACGTGAAGGTGCGCGGTGACATCACGCCGCCCACGCTCTCGTGCCCCACCGCGCCGGTGCGGGCGAGCACCTGCGCGGCCGGTGGCACCCAGGTCTCCTTCACCACCTCGGCCACGGACACCTGCGGCGGGGCCACCGTCACCTGCTCGCGCGCCTCCGGCTCCAACTTCCCCGTGGGCTCCACGCCCGTCACCTGCACCGCGCGGGATCCCGCCGGCAACACCTCCTCGTGCGCCTTCTCGGTGGACGTGACGCAGGGGGCCGGGGGTGACGGCGACGGCGGCGGCGCGCCCATCCCTGGCGCCAGCAAGGGCCTGGTGCTCTGGTCGCCCAACTCGCGCTACGCCAACGTGTCCCTGTCCAGCTGCGCCGCCAACGCCACCGACGCGTGCGGCAACCCGCTGCCCCTGGACACCTACGGCCGCATCCTCTGGGTGTCCTCCGACGAGGACGAGGTCGACGAGGAGCGCGACGGCCTGCGCACCTGCTACGACATGGCCGAGCTGAACGCCTCGTCCGTGAAGCTGCGGGTCGAGCGCGCCAACGGCAACGGCAATGATCAGCGCAGCAACGGCCGCGTCTACACGGTGCACTACGCGGTGACGAGCAAGTCCGGCGCGACCACGCAGAGCACCTGCCAGGTCAGCGTGCCCAACAACCCGCTCCAGGCGGCGGTCGACAGCGGCACCCGCTTCTGCCTCGGCGCCGGGTGCCCGAGCGGCACGGCCATCGGCAGCCCCACGTGCAAGAAGTAG